From Syntrophorhabdaceae bacterium:
GGACAAGAAATGCAGGGAGTGAATATTTCCATGACTGCATCATAGCACCGAATGGATTACCACCTGTCACTGCTGCAGCAGCAGATGGAGAAAGCCCTACAGGAGGTGATACTTCGGAGAGCACGGCAAAGTAAAATGCCAGAAGATGTGCCACATGCATGGGAACCCCTACCTTAACCAGGGCAGGCGCTACCATAACAACGGTCATTATATATGTAGCAGTGATGGGCAGGCTAAGACCTATTATCATAGAGGCAAGAAGTGCAAGAAAAAGCGCTGCAATAGGATTACCACCACTTAGGGACATGATAAGGTTAGAAATCTTTAATCCAAGACCTGTTAAGGAAAACATCCCCACTATCATACCTGCTGCTGCAAGAAGAGCTGCCACAGGAATCATATTTTGAGCCCCTTCTATGGTAGCCTTTATTATATTTTTAGGCGTCAGCCATTCGTTCTTATCCTTACTTAGAAAACTTGTAGCTATTGTTGCCATAATCGCCCATATAGCAGCAGATTGGGGCGAACGTCCTACAACAAGCAATGCCACCAACACGGCAAGGGACACAAGGTGATACCAGTGAGTCTTCATTACCTGGGCAGCAGTCTTTCCTGTTGAATCAGGTGGTGCAAACCTGTATTTTTTTGCCTCAAGCTCTACAAGGAAAAATGTGCCCACATAATAGAGAGCTGTGGGGAATATGACCATAATAACCACATCCCAGAATGAGACGTTCAAAAACTGCATGATAAGAAAGGCAGCAGCACCCATTAGCGGTGGAGAAAGCACTGCGCCTATACCACCGGCAGCAATAAGCCCTGCAGCCATATTTGGTGTATAACCTGCCTTTTTAAGGATAGGCCACATAACAGGCGACACAGACATAGTGGTTGCAACACCACTACCCTGTGGACCTCCAAGCAGGGCTGTAGTGATTACAGCACCCCTCCCGGCACTGGATGGCCCTCTTCCCATAACAGCAAGGGAAAGTTCAAGCCAGAAGTTTCCTGCCCCTGCTGCATCCATAAAAGTGCCATAGACAACAAAAAGTGTAACAAAGGATACACTGACAGACAGAGGAACGCCGAAGATCCCCTCTAAGGTCATATACATGTGACCTATGATCCTGTCAAGTTCATAACCCCTGTGTGTTATTGGTCCTGGTATATAATTGCCAAGCCAGCAGTAAAGGAGTGAACCGATAAGGACAAGGGTAAAGGTAGTGCCTACAATCCTTCTTGATACCTCCACAAGCAGGACAATACACATTACACCCATAAAAAAATCCATGGGTTCAGGAAGGGTAGAGCGTCTGATAAATCCATCTACATCTATTAAGGCATATACGATTACAGCAACCCCAAGTATGGCAAAGATGATATCCAGCCCTACCACCCATTTACCCTGCCTTTTTATAAATGGATAAAAGGGAAACGCAAGTGCAAATATAAAACCCATATGAACCATCCTGAATATATAGGTCTCAATAGGCCATATGGCGCCATATACCGACCAGGCTATAAAGGCAACGGAGAAAATTCCCAGAATCCAGGCAGGCACACCCTTTAGCTGTCGCATAACTATATATCTCCTCTGAAAAGAATTCTAAAATAATTAACTATCAAATGCTGAATAATACGAAAAAATTGTCTTTTGTGTCAATTATAAAAACAATAAAGATAGACCTTAGAAAAATAGCAAAGGTCTCTATGAAATATTAAGCATAGAGCGGCAATAATCCCTGAAATTGTTTACTCCGATAAAAAATTCTCTCATCATGATAACCCAGTAATATTGACCTTTTTTTGTAAGATAAAATATATTACCCTGTCTTTTTAATGCACCTGTGAGGTAAAAAAATATTATCTCTGCCAGTAGATACCTATATATGTTCACCTTATTTTTTTCATGAAATCTTTCTATATCAATCCTTAAACCAAAGAGTTTCATAAGGAAATCATAACTCAATCGTTCTTTTATAGTAAATTCCCTTTTTGCCATCACAGGTAGTATACCCTTATTTATCTGGGATATATATAGATTGATGTCGAATGTATTAGCATAGGCACATCCGTTCAGATAGCCTATTGAACCGCTACCTGCTCCTGCATACTCGTCGAAATTTACCACATACTCATCGATAAGGGATGTGTTTTTGGAAAAACACCATGCAGTCGAGGCAGTATATTTTTCAGTGAGCATCTCCAGTATCTTAAGATACATTTGATTACCCCTTTCATAATCCACATCACCTAATTTCTTTTTCATGATAGACAAGGTAGATGTCGAGACCATGAGGGGATAATATGTTATCTGGTCTACATTCAGTTCTATAAGGGTATTTAGGTCTGATTCAAGGATATCCATAGTTTGATTAGGAAAATTAAATATCATGTCTACGTTGAGGGTATCAAAGTTGCCTTGGGTATACCTTAATCTCTCTTTTATCTCTGCACCGCTACCGTATTTGTGATAACGTTCGATTTTCTTTAAGAGCCCATCGTCGAAACTCTGAACGCCAACGGATAATCTATTTACCTCCATATCCTTTAGCCTTTTAATGTTAGCTGGCGTGAGATGATTGGGATTTGTTTCTACAGATATCTCTTTTAGATGGAATAAATTCCTGGCCATGTCCAGTGTTTTATGTAACTCATCTATAAGCACAGTTGGTGTGCCACCACCTGCATAGAGTGCTTCAAAATCGTAATTAAGGTCTTTATATATAATCATCTCCTTTCTTAAGGCATCAAAATACTGCCTTGCCAGGTCCTCTCTAAAGACCACTCTATTAAATGAACAATACGGGCATAGCTCTTCACAAAAAGGTATATGGATATACAAAAGGGTTGGCATATTGCTATCCCTGTATGGGACAGGTATCCTATCTGCAGGGGTAAATCTCAAATAATCGGAATTCTTTTTGCGGGCAATATGGGTTATTATCTTTTCTATAATCATAATGAAATTTGATTTTTATTCAGGATATCTATTCGAGGCCCTCAAGGGCCTTTATGATGTCACTTGCCCCTTTATAGGTCTCTTTCTTGTCTCCTCTAAAGATTACACATGACGGTGTTGCATTTATATTATCCTCTTTGTTTAAATATCTCTCAAAGGTTTCGTAAACATGTTTTGGATCAAAGGGTTTGATTTTAATACCATTTTTACTGAGATACGCCTCAAGGTTAGAGGGCTCTGTTATCTTCTCCCTGGCGGCATTGAAAAGAATAGTCCTTGTCTTAAAGGCATATTCAAGGGTCTTTTTTTCATTAAGGGCGTATAGAAAATGTCTTATATATAAGGAGGAATGTTTACTGAAAGGCACATCTATGAAGGTAATGTTTATTAAATTCTTCTTTACAAGTCTCTCCACTATCCCTTCTAACCTTGGCTCTAAATAACTGCACGGGCCGCAGAAATAATCTGCATATAATCTCACTGTTATTTTTCCTTCTCCAAAGGTTGTAAGAAGGCTGTTATTAACCTCTCCAGTGGAATGGTCAGGTATACTCACAAGACAAAAAATCGTAAGAAAGATGGATATAATGGCCATTCGGGATAATAAAACACGTCTACCTTTCTCGTTCATGATGAATTTTATATTATGATATAGCCTTTTTTGTAAAGAAAAATGTATAATTTTAAGCCATGAATATAGAGGTGAGGGTCATAACAAATGCAAAAAAGAGGGAGATTAAAAAAGAAGATGACCATTTTAAGGTAAAGCTTGTCTCCGCACCTATTGAAGGCAAGGCAAATAAAGAACTCATAGAATTTTTATCAGAGTCCTTTGGTATCAAGAGGTCTGAGGTAAAGATCATAAAGGGCGAGAAGGATAAGACAAAGATTATCTCTCTGCCGGACATTAAGATATAGAAAAAAGCTATATCATAAGCATTATGGAAAAAAGCTTAATAAAATTAACTTAAATTAAAAATTACCATGTTATCTTTGAAAAGGTCTCATGAAATTATGCTACATCTTTAAGATATATTAAGCACAAACTAATCTAAATAAATAAAAACCCATTATAGTTTTTATTATTCTATCCTGTTTGCCCCTTTTGGTATCTGGCTTTCCTCAATATATGCGTAACCTTTTAATTCCATACATTCTTTAAGTCTCTTGCTTACAATCTCCTCTTTTCCTGCCTTTCCCATATCAGCGCTGTATTTAGCTGCTGCTGACTCACATTCATATTTGTCCTTTTTTATAGTCTGTAGATCCTTAGTTGGGTGAAACCAATACATTTTACCTGCCCCACATCCTGAAAGTGCAGGCACAATCATTATTAAAAGCATAAAAACAAATCCTAAAGATTTAGATAGCTTTTTCATTTAAAGGCACCTCCTCAATTATTTTATAATTCAATCCCATAAAATATTTATACAAATATTTTAGCAATAAAACCAGAAAAAAGATGTCTTAATAAAAGACGTTACTGATTTATAAAAAAGACCTCAACTTATCTATCTTTTCCTTTTTGAAAACACCTCTATGGCTGATTTTCCATCAAGGGGGCACTTATTCTCGCATATACCGCAACCTATGCAGAGTTCCTCCACGATATACGGTTTTTTTAGCCTTACCAACCTTCCTTTATAGTCCTTCTCTGTCTCTTCCTGGAATCTTATGGCCTTTTCAGGGATTGGGCAATGTTCTTCGCATACTATACAGTTGATCTTCTTTGCATAAGGTAGACAGTGATTTTTATCTATTATAGCAAGCCCTATAATACTGTTTTTTTTCAATTGAAGAGGTAAATTAGGAATGGCACCTGTAGGGCATACCTGTCCGCACAGATTACAGTTATATTCACAGTAACCCAGCCTGGGAATAACAACAGGAGTAAAAAGACCATATACGCCGTTCTGAAAGCCTAAAGGGTATAGGGCATTTTTTAGACACACCTTCATACACTCACCACATCGAACACATCTTTTTAAAAAATCCTCTTCACCTTTTACGCCCGGTGGTCTTATGAGCCTCTCTTTATTCTTCGGTATTGTAAAAGCAAATATCTTAGACAAAGCAAAGCCTGAAATGATACCTGTTAAAAATATCCTTCTTTCAAATATAGGCAAAGGTTCTTGTTTTTGGCTTGTCTTTATGCCTTTGTCTTTTAATGAAAACCTTATCCTGTTAAGCTGACATTTAAGGCGACAATCCATGCAGAGGATACAATCCTGTTTTTGTAACACATCTTTATCAAATCCAGTAGGGCAAACATTTTTGCAGTTACCGCAGTCATTACACAGCCTACCCGGTATCCTCCTGAATATGGAAAACCTTCCTAAAATACCCAAGAGTGTGCCTAAAGGACAGAGGTTTCTGCACCAATTCCTTGTCTCGTATCTCTCAAGGATTATTATAAAAAAAAGAAACCCCAGAGAAATAAAGGCAAGGGGATAGAATGTCTCTCTGAAGGGAAGGACATAACTACTTAAAAACCTGTAGAAAAAATCCAGATAATCCCTCTTGTCACCTAAAATACCATATAGCCCTGACCAACCAGACTTGATGGTCCAGCCAAATAAAGGGTAGAAAAAAAATGTAAGCGCCCTCACAAGGATTGCAATAGGGTCAAATATGCCTGTTATATTTATATTAAAGAGCGCACATGTAAGGAGTGTCAAAAGTATGTAATATTTGAGTTTTGTCTTGAGGAATCTTAGAGGTGCTGACTTCTTTATCTTTGATGTGAAGAAATCAATGATTGTCCCCAGGGGACATATCCAGCCGCAAAAAAATCTGCCCAAAAGGGCAGTAAAGACCATCATTAAAACACCTGGGATGAGTATAAAGATAAATGTCTTTGCCGAAAGGATATAGCTCAACACCACAAGGGGATTTGCCCTGAAAAAGCTATTTATGGCAATAGATATCTCATCCTTACCCCTATATTCTGTCATAATGAAGAGTGTGGCAAAAATTATAAGAAATACTATCTGGGATATGCGAGAAGTGGTAATCTTCAATATCTACACTATCTCAAAAATTCTTTGAGGTTTTTTATACTCTCTATGGCATGCGCCTCACTGTGAAATTCTGATGTAAACCTTATTCTATCTGTATGTAGAATAAATGCCTTGAGCTCTCTAAAAGGAAATGTCCCTGCACCCAGAGGGAGATGGTCATCTGCCCTGCCATTATTATCGTGGATATGTATCTCCCTTATCCATTTCTTTAATGGAACAAGCCATTCTTCCAAGGGAAGCTTAGAAAATAGATTGAAATGACCTGTGTCAAAACAGAAATAGAGATTTTTATCCTTAAAATAACCAAAGAGCTCCAAAAAGGTTGATGGTGTCTCCTCAAAGATGTTCTCCAGTATAATTTCCATGTCCCTGCCTGCCTCAGAGAGCACCTCACTCCAGGTCTCAATGCTACTAACAAGCCACAATTGTTCATTGCCATCAAAACGCCATCTATCATATCCAGGATGACATACAACCGCCTTTGCATTGAGGCTATGTGCTACCTCCACTGCCTTCTTTATCTTATCTATGGTTACCCTTTTTACTGCCCTGTCATAACCACCTGGACTCAAATCCATATAAGGTCCATGGACAGTGCATTCAATCCCCATATCCAGGAGGGCCTTGCCAAGATTTTTTACATCATCCATGCTTATGTCCTCCAGGAGGTTATTATCTGTATAGATTTCTGCTCCTACCTCAAGCTCTATTATCCTCTTTAAG
This genomic window contains:
- a CDS encoding DUF167 domain-containing protein, which gives rise to MNIEVRVITNAKKREIKKEDDHFKVKLVSAPIEGKANKELIEFLSESFGIKRSEVKIIKGEKDKTKIISLPDIKI
- a CDS encoding coproporphyrinogen III oxidase family protein, whose amino-acid sequence is MIIEKIITHIARKKNSDYLRFTPADRIPVPYRDSNMPTLLYIHIPFCEELCPYCSFNRVVFREDLARQYFDALRKEMIIYKDLNYDFEALYAGGGTPTVLIDELHKTLDMARNLFHLKEISVETNPNHLTPANIKRLKDMEVNRLSVGVQSFDDGLLKKIERYHKYGSGAEIKERLRYTQGNFDTLNVDMIFNFPNQTMDILESDLNTLIELNVDQITYYPLMVSTSTLSIMKKKLGDVDYERGNQMYLKILEMLTEKYTASTAWCFSKNTSLIDEYVVNFDEYAGAGSGSIGYLNGCAYANTFDINLYISQINKGILPVMAKREFTIKERLSYDFLMKLFGLRIDIERFHEKNKVNIYRYLLAEIIFFYLTGALKRQGNIFYLTKKGQYYWVIMMREFFIGVNNFRDYCRSMLNIS
- a CDS encoding 4Fe-4S dicluster domain-containing protein; the protein is MTEYRGKDEISIAINSFFRANPLVVLSYILSAKTFIFILIPGVLMMVFTALLGRFFCGWICPLGTIIDFFTSKIKKSAPLRFLKTKLKYYILLTLLTCALFNINITGIFDPIAILVRALTFFFYPLFGWTIKSGWSGLYGILGDKRDYLDFFYRFLSSYVLPFRETFYPLAFISLGFLFFIIILERYETRNWCRNLCPLGTLLGILGRFSIFRRIPGRLCNDCGNCKNVCPTGFDKDVLQKQDCILCMDCRLKCQLNRIRFSLKDKGIKTSQKQEPLPIFERRIFLTGIISGFALSKIFAFTIPKNKERLIRPPGVKGEEDFLKRCVRCGECMKVCLKNALYPLGFQNGVYGLFTPVVIPRLGYCEYNCNLCGQVCPTGAIPNLPLQLKKNSIIGLAIIDKNHCLPYAKKINCIVCEEHCPIPEKAIRFQEETEKDYKGRLVRLKKPYIVEELCIGCGICENKCPLDGKSAIEVFSKRKR
- a CDS encoding thioredoxin domain-containing protein — encoded protein: MNEKGRRVLLSRMAIISIFLTIFCLVSIPDHSTGEVNNSLLTTFGEGKITVRLYADYFCGPCSYLEPRLEGIVERLVKKNLINITFIDVPFSKHSSLYIRHFLYALNEKKTLEYAFKTRTILFNAAREKITEPSNLEAYLSKNGIKIKPFDPKHVYETFERYLNKEDNINATPSCVIFRGDKKETYKGASDIIKALEGLE
- a CDS encoding TRAP transporter fused permease subunit produces the protein MRQLKGVPAWILGIFSVAFIAWSVYGAIWPIETYIFRMVHMGFIFALAFPFYPFIKRQGKWVVGLDIIFAILGVAVIVYALIDVDGFIRRSTLPEPMDFFMGVMCIVLLVEVSRRIVGTTFTLVLIGSLLYCWLGNYIPGPITHRGYELDRIIGHMYMTLEGIFGVPLSVSVSFVTLFVVYGTFMDAAGAGNFWLELSLAVMGRGPSSAGRGAVITTALLGGPQGSGVATTMSVSPVMWPILKKAGYTPNMAAGLIAAGGIGAVLSPPLMGAAAFLIMQFLNVSFWDVVIMVIFPTALYYVGTFFLVELEAKKYRFAPPDSTGKTAAQVMKTHWYHLVSLAVLVALLVVGRSPQSAAIWAIMATIATSFLSKDKNEWLTPKNIIKATIEGAQNMIPVAALLAAAGMIVGMFSLTGLGLKISNLIMSLSGGNPIAALFLALLASMIIGLSLPITATYIMTVVMVAPALVKVGVPMHVAHLLAFYFAVLSEVSPPVGLSPSAAAAVTGGNPFGAMMQSWKYSLPAFLVPFLFSSTLLGANLLLIGATIHGFILALINSSISLFYLSLGIIGYMKNKISMIERVLLIAAAIIMAFVPINFTPQGIIPLVIGAFIVILHVRKKSN
- a CDS encoding sugar phosphate isomerase/epimerase family protein, yielding MDVFINVPYRMVSKNLKRIIELEVGAEIYTDNNLLEDISMDDVKNLGKALLDMGIECTVHGPYMDLSPGGYDRAVKRVTIDKIKKAVEVAHSLNAKAVVCHPGYDRWRFDGNEQLWLVSSIETWSEVLSEAGRDMEIILENIFEETPSTFLELFGYFKDKNLYFCFDTGHFNLFSKLPLEEWLVPLKKWIREIHIHDNNGRADDHLPLGAGTFPFRELKAFILHTDRIRFTSEFHSEAHAIESIKNLKEFLR